One Brassica napus cultivar Da-Ae chromosome A5, Da-Ae, whole genome shotgun sequence DNA window includes the following coding sequences:
- the LOC106452979 gene encoding DEAD-box ATP-dependent RNA helicase 50-like has protein sequence MLARAPPPSVTFPARSKVCNRREIVRLFRYGGGTRAGFTRSCSSEVVSDSTDDGFIVIKAEHHEKELYPPPPSDLASSIPSESSRRDGSRSRGVTASFGRLKAQKVKALVGKVTQKKQQVSRNEEEEDEDDDVFEDEEFGGSSILDLMRKKLAMKDLPSSGKSSEVKRFSRVQESREQRDRDRSQTNERDSNGYAANSRGRGDRPSLAKDLDTFKGRDRAVGEVSKFSDNERAGSRSSYSKDSAANSRGREDRRFVNKESDTYQRRDRATTDEFSDSRYFNDNERGGSYSSYSRASAGNSRGWGDRRSVVYARDIEDWRERGNRTKATRETGFFSRKSFAEVGCSEDMTKALKENNFDRPAHIQALAFAPVVDGKSCIIADQSGSGKTLAYLVPVIQRLREEELQGLSKSSSGCPRVIVLVPTAELASQVLANCRLISKSGVPFRSMVVTGGFKQRTQLENLEQGVDVLIATPGRFTYLMNEGMLGLSNLRCAILDEVDILFGDEEFESALQNLISSSPVTAQYLFVTATLPLEIYNKLVEVFPDCEVVMGPRVHRVSNSLEEVLVDCSGDDNAEKTPETAFQNKKAALLQIIEENPVAKTIIFCNKIETCRKVENIFKRLDRNERQLHVLPFHAALAQGARLTNMEEFTSSHPENHSLFLVCTDRASRGIDFSGVDHVVLFDFPRDPSEYVRRVGRTARGARGEGKAFVFVVGKQVTLARRIIERNQKGHPVHDVPNAYEFTT, from the exons atgttggcgcgagcTCCACCTCCGTCAGTTACTTTTCCGGCGAGGAGTAAAGTTTGTAATCGGAGAGAGATTGTGCGGCTGTTCCGTTACGGCGGAGGAACGAGAGCCGGATTCACTCGTTCATGCTCGAGTGAGGTCGTTAGCGATTCGACCGATGATGGATTCATCGTAATCAAAGCGGAACACCACGAGAAGGAGCTCTATCCTCCGCCTCCGTCCGATTTAGCCTCCTCGATTCCGTCAG AATCTTCGAGAAGAGATGGTTCGCGTTCGAGAGGAGTAACCGCGAGCTTCGGAAGGCTAAAGGCGCAGAAAGTGAAAGCTCTTGTTGGTAAGGTAACGCAGAAGAAGCAGCAAGTGAGTCgtaatgaggaagaagaagacgaggatGATGATGTTTTTGAGGATGAAGAGTTTGGTGGATCATCAATTCTTGATTTGATGAGGAAGAAGTTGGCTATGAAGGACCTACCTAGTTCAGGAAAATCTTCAGAGGTGAAAAGATTCAGCAGAGTGCAGGAATCTAGAGAgcagagagatagagatagatCTCAGACTAATGAGAGAGATTCAAACGGTTATGCTGCTAACTCCAGGGGTAGAGGAGATAGGCCTTCGCTTGCGAAAGATTTAGATACATTCAAGGGGCGTGACAGAGCTGTTGGTGAGGTTTCAAAGTTTAGTGATAACGAAAGAGCAGGATCGAGGAGTTCATATTCAAAAGACTCTGCTGCTAACTCTAGGGGTAGAGAAGATAGGCGTTTTGTTAACAAAGAGTCAGATACATATCAGAGACGTGATAGAGCTACTACGGATGAGTTTTCAGATTCTCGGTATTTCAATGATAATGAGAGAGGAGGATCATATTCTTCATATTCAAGAGCTTCCGCTGGTAACTCCAGGGGGTGGGGTGATAGGCGTTCTGTTGTGTACGCAAGAGATATtgaggattggagagagagagggaataGAACCAAAGCTACTAGGGAGACCGGGTTCTTTAGCCGCAAAAGTTTTGCAGAGGTTGGATGCAGTGAGGATATGACGAAGGCCTTAAAGGAGAATAATTTTGATCGACCGGCTCATATTCAG GCTCTGGCTTTTGCGCCAGTTGTTGATGGAAAGAGTTGTATCATAGCTGACCAAAGTGGTTCAGGCAAGACACTGGCATATCTTGTTCCTGTTATTCAGCGTCTCAGGGAAGAGGAACTCCAAGGACTGAGCAAGTCGTCTTCTGGTTGTCCTCGTGTGATTGTTCTGGTACCAACCGCAGAGTTGGCTTCCCAG GTTCTTGCCAACTGTAGATTAATCTCAAAGTCTGGGGTCCCGTTCCGTTCCATGGTAGTGACTGGTGGTTTCAAACAACGAACCCAGCTCGAAAATTTAGAGCAAGGTGTGGACGTTTTGATTGCAACACCAGGGCGTTTCACGTACCTTATGAATGAAGGAATGTTGGGGCTGTCAAATTTGAGATG TGCCATATTAGATGAGGTGGATATACTCTTTGGCGACGAGGAGTTTGAGTCAGCCCTGCAGAATCTGATCAGTTCTTCCCCTGTGACTGCGCAATATCTGTTTGTTACGGCAACCCTGCCCCTTGAGATATACAACAAACTTGTTGAAGTTTTCCCTGATTGTGAAGTTGTAATGGGACCTCGCGTGCACCGTGTTAGCAATTCCCTCGAAGAG GTTCTAGTTGACTGCAGTGGAGATGATAATGCAGAGAAAACTCCTGAAACTGCTTTTCAGAACAAGAAAGCTGCTCTACTTCAGATTATCGAGGAGAACCCTGTTGCCAAGACTATCATCTTTTGCAATAAG ATTGAGACATGTAGGAAAGTTGAGAACATATTCAAGCGGCTTGATAGAAACGAAAGGCAGCTGCACGTGCTACCGTTTCACGCAGCACTCGCACAAGGTGCAAGGCTTACAAACATGGAAGAGTTCACCTCATCTCATCCCGAAAATCATTCACTGTTTCTGGTCTGCACGGATAG AGCTTCTCGTGGGATAGATTTCTCCGGTGTTGATCACGTGGTGCTGTTTGATTTTCCGCGTGACCCGAGTGAATACGTAAGACGTGTTGGAAGAACAGCGAGAGGGGCTAGAGGAGAAGGAAAGGCTTTCGTCTTTGTGGTGGGGAAACAAGTAACGTTGGCACGGAGGATCATTGAAAGGAACCAGAAGGGTCATCCGGTTCATGATGTCCCAAACGCTTACGAGTTCACAACCTGA